The following coding sequences lie in one Miscanthus floridulus cultivar M001 chromosome 9, ASM1932011v1, whole genome shotgun sequence genomic window:
- the LOC136479245 gene encoding putative disease resistance protein At1g50180, whose amino-acid sequence MAVVLDHLVPYVQQMVKDMAAEELRVLVGVTGGIKKLEASTEYFKDYATDAERRRIDDDASMAMKRWVRKLKDALYEATDILELYQLHAEDEERGRQQHLGATDCWTIIEEKAPGFLEPLLFCLRNPGFAHGLGIRLKQLNESFDEIRKEMVELGLKKQLLDSYPLVRRSQPGEASTPPSRKTTPSLSRSSTVVVGDQIEWDTRTLVQELLADDDEPAAAKIKVVSIVGAGGMGKTTLAKNIFNHGDIQAGFEVKIWLSVTDSYDVEKLKSSADAQGRARHGRASSCW is encoded by the coding sequence ATGGCGGTGGTGCTCGATCATTTGGTGCCCTACGTGCAGCAGATGGTGAAGGACATGGCAGCGGAAGAGTTGCGCGTGCTGGTGGGCGTCACTGGCGGGATCAAGAAGCTGGAGGCTAGCACGGAGTATTTTAAGGACTACGCAACCGACGCCGAGAGGCGGCGCATCGACGATGATGCCAGCATGGCCATGAAGAGGTGGGTACGCAAGCTCAAGGACGCCCTGTATGAGGCCACCGACATCCTGGAGCTGTACCAGCTGCATGCCGAGGACGAGGAGCGGGGGCGGCAGCAACACCTAGGCGCCACGGACTGCTGGACAATCATTGAGGAGAAGGCGCCGGGTTTCCTTGAGCCGCTGCTCTTCTGCCTCCGAAACCCCGGCTTCGCCCACGGCCTGGGCATCCGCCTCAAGCAGCTCAATGAGAGCTTCGATGAGATCCGCAAGGAGATGGTCGAGTTGGGGCTGAAGAAACAGCTGCTGGATTCCTACCCGCTGGTACGGCGTAGTCAGCCCGGCgaggcctccactcctcccagcCGCAAGACGACGCCGTCGCTCAGCAGGTCATCAACGGTCGTCGTCGGGGACCAGATCGAGTGGGACACAAGAACGCTGGTGCAGGAGCTGCTGGCCGACGACGATGAGCCCGCAGCTGCAAAAATCAAGGTGGTGTCGATCGTGGGCGCTGGGGGCATGGGGAAGACCACCCTGGCTAAGAACATCTTCAACCACGGCGACATCCAAGCGGGGTTCGAGGTCAAGATCTGGTTGAGCGTCACCGATAGCTACGACGTGGAGAAGCTCAAGAGCTCCGCCGACGCACAGGGCAGAGCCCGTCACGGACGGGCAAGCTCCTGCTGGTGA